One window of Elaeis guineensis isolate ETL-2024a chromosome 11, EG11, whole genome shotgun sequence genomic DNA carries:
- the LOC140852640 gene encoding uncharacterized protein, whose product MARTKLVALSFLVLLSISLSEANRFLASAGGGGGGGEGGGGGGGSGNGFGSGYGSGSGYGEGGGSGSSGGGYGSGGGGGGGGGQGGGSGSGYGSGSGSGSGYGSGSGAYGGGYGTGGGGGGGVGSGGGSGSGYGSGSGSGYGQGGGAHGSGYGSGGGGGGGGGEGSGSGSGYGSGYGSGYGSGYGSGGGGHP is encoded by the coding sequence ATGGCTCGTACTAAGCTAGTTGCTCTTTCCTTCCTAGTGTTGCTAAGTATTAGCCTCTCTGAGGCAAACCGATTCTTGGCATCGGCTGGGGGCGGAGGCGGCGGGGGCGAAGGTGGTGGTGGGGGTGGTGGCTCTGGGAATGGCTTCGGATCTGGCTATGGTTCCGGATCTGGTTATGGTGAAGGAGGTGGATCAGGGTCCAGTGGTGGAGGGTATGGaagtggcggcggcggcggcggtggtgGTGGACAAGGTGGAGGCAGCGGTTCTGGCTATGGGTCGGGGAGTGGATCGGGCTCTGGATATGGGTCTGGATCAGGAGCCTACGGTGGAGGGTATGGAACTGGAGGAGGTGGTGGAGGTGGCGTTGGATCCGGTGGTGGGAGTGGCTCGGGATATGGATCGGGCAGTGGTTCCGGGTATGGTCAGGGCGGTGGTGCCCATGGTAGCGGATATGGAAGTGGCGGCGGCGGGGGTGGCGGTGGCGGTGAAGGCTCCGGCTCGGGGTCAGGCTACGGGTCTGGTTACGGTTCAGGCTACGGATCTGGGTATGGAAGTGGGGGTGGGGGCCACCCTTAA